TATCATTAATGTTTCGGTCAAAAAATCCCCCACCATTAATATTTTTGGTCAAAAATCCCCTTTTCTTATAAACttattatttcatttcttttttgaacACATTAtacttataataaaatattattttgaaagcacttttttcttttttttttctctctcttaaaCTATCCTTAGCTAAaataagggtgtgtttggtatgaaggaaaacattttccggaaaatgtttttccaattttctcatgtttggttgggttaaatgttttggtaaatattttccaaatcaactcattttcctcaaatttaaggaaaatgacttcccttcaaaacttaaggaaaacattttccaaaactctctcccaacttccaattaaaaaaaaaaaattgttgaaaaaatcaatttatttggtcCCAACCCTCAaaccaaccccccccccccccccccNNNNNNNNNNNNNNNNNNNNNNNNNNNNNNNNNNNNNNNNNNNNNNNNNNNNNNNNNNNNNNNNNNNNNNNNNNNNNNNNNNNNNNNNNNNNNNNNNNNNNNNNNNNNNNNNNNNNNNNNNNNNNNNNNNNNNNNNNNNNNNNNNNNNNNNNNNNNNNNNNNNNNNNNNNNNNNNNNNNNNNNNNNNNNNNNNNNNNNNNNNNNNNNNNNNNNNNNNNNNNNNNNNNNNNNNNNNNNNNNNNNNNNNNNNNNNNNNNNNNNNNNNNNNNNNNNNNNNNNNNNNNNNNNNNNNNNNNNNNNNNNNNNNNNNNNNNNNNNNNNNNNNNNNNNNNNNNNNNNNNNNNNNNNNNNNNNNNNNNNNNNNNNNNNNNNNNNNNNNNNNNNNNNNNNNNNNNNNNNNNNNNNNNNNNNNNNNNNNNNNNNNNNNNNNNNNNNNNNNNNNNNNNNNNNNNNNNNNNNNNNNNNNNNNNNNNNNNNNNNNNNNNNNNNNNNNNNNNNNNNNNNNNNNNNNNNNNNNNNNNNNNNNNNNNNNNNNNNNNNNNNNNNNNNNNNNNNNNNNNNNNNNNNNNNNNNNNNNNNNNNNNNNNNNNNNNNNNNNNNNNNNNNNNNNNNNNNNNNNNNNNNNNNNNNNNNNNNNNNNNNNNNNNNNNNNNNNNNNNNNNNNNNNNNNNNNNNNNNNNNNNNNNNNNNNNNNNNNNNNNNNNNNNNNNNNNNNNNNNNNNNNNNNNNNNNNNNNNNNNNNNNNNNNNNNNNNNNNNNNNNNNNNNNNNNNNNNNNNNNNNNNNNNNNNNNNNNNNNNNNNNNNNNNNNNNNNNNNNNNNNNNNNNNNNNNNNNNNNNNNNNNNNNNNNNNNNNNNNNNNNNNNNNNNNNNNNNNNNNNNNNNNNNNNNNNNNNNNNNNNNNNNNNNNNNNNNNNNNNNNNNNNNNNNNNNNNNNNNNNNNNNNNNNNNNNNNNNNNNNNNNNNNNNNNNNNNNNNNNNNNNNNNNNNNNNNNNNNNNNNNNNNNNNNNNNNNNNNNNNNNNNNNNNNNNNNNNNNNNNNNNNNNNNNNNNNNNNNNNNNNNNNNNNNNNNNNNNNNNNNNNNNNNNNNNNNNNNNNNNNNNNNNNNNNNNNNNNNNNNNNNNNNNNNNNNNNNNNNNNNNNNNNNNNNNNNNNNNNNNNNNNNNNNNNNNNNNNNNNNNNNNNNNNNNNNNNNNNNNNNNNNNNNNNNNNNNNNNNNNNNNNNNNNNNNNNNNNNNNNNNNNNNNNNNNNNNNNNNNNNNNNNNNNNNNNNNNNNNNNNNNNNNNNNNNNNNNNNNNNNNNNNNNNNNNNNNNNNNNNNNNNNNNNNNNNNNNNNNNNNNNNNNNNNNNNNNNNNNNNNNNNNNNNNNNNNNNNNNNNNNNNNNNNNNNNNNNNNNNNNNNNNNNNNNNNNNNNNNNNNNNNNNNNNNNNNNNNNNNNNNNNNNNNNNNNNNNNNNNNNNNNNNNNNNNNNNNNNNNNNNNNNNNNNNNNNNNNNNNNNNNNNNNNNNNNNNNNNNNNNNNNNNNNNNNNNNNATTGTCACTGATTGTTTTGATGTAGATGTTGATAAATTGTCCTACTTTGAATTTGTTGATATAGTTAAAGAAATTGGCTATAACTGTTCTGCTTGTGTTGTTTATATTAAACCACCTAAATGTCGACGTGTTGTTGAAGTTAAAAGTGATAGGGATATTATGGGTATtgtacataaattaaaaaatggagaTATTATTGAACTTTATGTGACTCATTTAGTTGAAGAAGCTGTTGTGGCCCCCCCTCCCCCGAAATTGGATATCTAAATGATGTGGGTGGGGAATCTAGTACTACTTTTGATAAGGAATCTAGTCAAACTTTTGAGAGTAGTAAAGGTTTAGTATTTGAAGAGGCTGCACAACCTGCACAGCCTGAAGAACCTATTGTGGGTGAAGAGTTGGATGAAGTGTTGGGTAGGACTTCTGCTAGTGTTGGAGAGGACTTGGGTAGGGCTTCTGCTGGTGTTGGAGAGGACTTGGGTAGGGATTTTGTTAGTGTTGGGGAAGACTTGGGTGGTACTTcttctgctgctgctgctgcatATGATATTCCAGAAGTTGGGTCTGATTGGGAAAGTGAAACAGAAGCAAGTGATGATTCAGACAATGCAGATTTGTCTTATGAAGGAGAAGATGAGTATGGTAGTGATGTTCATGAGGAGGTTATAAATCTTAGGAAAGAGAAAAGGGCtgctaaaataaaaaagagaaaagaaaagggcCCTAGATCTGAAGGAGTTGATTTAGGAAAAAAAGGAGTTGATTTGGGATATGATGAATATTTATCCAAGAAACAAACAACTTTTGAGGGTAAGATAGCTGGAGATGAGCCCTACTTTGATTCAGATGaagttgttagttttgaaatagATACTGATGAAGATGTTAATGAGGAAGATGAGGTTGAACAACCtataagaagacaaagaaaagcaagaagagcaaaaagaaataaaaagaaagttgtaTTTGATCCTACCTGTCAGTTAATAGTTTGGGAGACTGGTCTTGCTTTTGAAAATGTTAAGCAATTTAGAGAAGCTATTACTAGATATGCAGTTCAAGAACATGTTGAATTAGATAAATATGTTAATGATGCAACTAGAGTGAGGGTAAAATGTACAGCTGGTTGTCCATGGTTGTTGTTTGGAAGTATTGATTCAAGAACAAGAGATTTTGTGGTGAAGAATTATAATCCAGTACATAAATGCAATGGcacaaccaaaaataaattggTGAATTCAAAGTACTTATCAGAAAGGTACAAGGACAGAATTATTTCTGAGCCCGACATTAGAGTTTTTCAGTTTCAAATTTTAGTAAAGAAAGAGTTGAATGTGTATATAGGGAGGACTGTAGCAAGGAAAGCTAGAAACATTGTGTTGAAACAAATTATGGGTGATCATGTGGAGgagtttaaaagaattttagaTTATAGAGATGAGCTCTTAAAGACTAATCCAGGCAGCACATGTGTGGTGAGACTTAGTGAAGAAACTTTTGAAGGTGACAGAAAAATGTTTCAATCATTTTACATATGCTTTGATGCTTTAAAGAAGGCATTCAAAGCTGGAGCTAGAAGATGTATAGGATTTGATGGTTGCTTCTTGAAAGGTGTTTCTAGAGGTCAATTACTTGTGGCTGTTTGTAAGGATGGGAACAACCAAATGCTACCACTAGCATGGGCAGTTGTTGAGGTTGAAAACACATTCACTTGGAAATGGTTTATCAAGCTTGTAAGACATGATCTTGAGCTAGGAGATGGAACAGAATTGACAACCATTACTGATATGCAGAaggtatttttgttttcttttttatttattcatttattttctttttaatttattcattaagTTAGATCTCATGTTATTCTAAATGTTGTTGTTTAAAGGGTCTTGACAAAGCTATTCAAGATCTTCTGCCAAATGCAGAACAAAGAATGTGTGCAAGACATGTTCTAGCCAACTGGTCTAAGAATTGGAAAGGCATTGAAAGAAGAAATTGTTTTTGGAGATGTGCCAAATCTACATATGAacaagaattgaaaagaaatttgGATCATATGGAGAAGTTAGGCACTGGAATATGTGATGACTTATTGTGGTACAATATAGAGAGGTGGTCTAAATTATACTTTAAGTTTTTCAGCTGTTGTGATAGTGTTGACAACAACATGGCTGAAAGCTTTAATTCATGGATTTTGGGGCCAAAACACAAAACTATCATCACAATGCTTGAAGAAATAAGGATCAAAGTGATGAGAAGAATAGGACAATTGAGGGAGTTCTGTGATACTtggataacaaacatatctccAATGGCCCTAAAGGTATTGACTGAGAACACAACAAAGTCAATGAAGTGTAACCTTGAATGGAATGGTGAATATGGTTTTGAGGTTAAAGACAGTTGGGATAACACATTTGCTATGAATCTAGGCAATCAAACATGTACTTGTAGATCTTGGATGCTAAGAGGTATACCTTGTTGTCATGTTATAGCTGCACTTCATTTTAGAAAATAGGAGCCCATTAACTATGTTGCACATTGGTATAGCAAGGAGACTTATCTCAAGGTCTATAGTCACTACATTCAACCAGTTACTAACATGAAAATGTGGCCACAGTCGGCCAACCCTTCTGTTATTCCACCTGTTATAAAAACACTACCAGGAAGGCCTAGAAAGTGTAGGAGAAAGGAGCAGAATGAAAACAAAACAGGAAAATTGTCCAAGAGAGGTGTTGAGATGACCTGCAGTCTTTGTCATGCAAAGGGACATAATAAGAGGGGTTGTCATTTGAATAATCAAGCTAATGCAGGCAGAGGAAGAGGAATGGGGAAAGGATGTGAGCCTAGTTCAACAAGGTCAAGTGTTGGTTCTTCTAGAGCACCAACTGAATCACAATCAAGCACAAAGAGAGGAAGAGGTCGACCAAGAGGTTCTACAAAACAGGTAATGTTTATAGTAATTCATTTAGTTGTTAATTTACATCTTAATCAGtctaatatttttgttgatcaACTTATGTTATATGCTAGTGCTACTGGAAGGGGAAGAGGAACTGCAACTGGTAATGGAACAGGGATTGGTGTTGCTGCTGATAGTTCTGGTGCCACTGGAAGGGGAAGAGGAACTGGAACTGATTTAGCTGGAAAGGGAAGAAGAACTAGTGTAGTTGCTACTGCTACTGATGTTCCTAGTGCTACTGGAAGAGGGAAGAGGCCAAGAATGGTTGGAATGGGGATACTACATACACAGAGTGGTTTTACAATCCACAATGTAAGTTGTCTTAATTATTTACACacttcttaattttaacttatgaAGCATCTAAGACAACATATTTTTGTGAATCTAGCCTGGAATGCCTATGAACTCTTCAGTAGTGACTGGAAATCTCGAGCATCATAAACCAAGATCAGGCTTAAAATGGAAAGGAAAGGCTGCTGTAACTCAACAAGGTCTTCAAGAGATgagagaaaacaaaagaatgagAACAAGGTCCAATGCTGCTGAAGTTTGATATGGAGACTGctttagtttgatattttagCTGTTTTTGGAACAATTATGCAGCTGTGACTGCATTAGTTTGATCTGTTTGTTTTTGAAACAATTATGTTGCAATTGTGACTGCATAGTTTGATCTATGTTTGTTTTTGAAACAATTATGCAGTTGTGACTGCATtagtttgaaattttagttGTCTCTTTTTGAAACAATTATGCAGCTAGTTTTGCATTACTTTTATGTGTACAATTATGCAATTGTGACTGCAATTTAGCGAATGCAGCTGTAAATAAAGCACAAACAAATACACAAACCACCAAATTACATTAAGAGAATAAGCAAACTCATTACAAAAGAGTTTTGCACCTAATTGGTTACAACATAAACAGTGCTACACTACACCAACATTGGATCTCACTACATCAACAACTTAAGGTAACTTCATTGAgcatttcttcatatttatcaCCCAGAACCAATAGCTTATAGCTATAACCATAACGCAACAACAAGCTACAGCAAAAAAGAGCACATTCTGCCATGTTCTTCTCCATTTATTCTGCATCACTTTCATCTTCTCAACCTCTTCTTGcaacattttcaatttcatacCTAGACCATCATCATCTTGTTTGAAATCTCCTGGCTTGTCAACTTCTTCAGTAACCTCAATCAATTCAAATGCAGTGCCTGAGGTTTGAGAGGATTCTACTATATTCTCAAGCTCACCCAATTTCTGTATTAGTTTAGGAATCACAAATTTCGACCTtgaatcaatattttctttatccTTCCAACACCAAAAGTTGCAAGATCTAGGACTCttcaataatgaaaaaggaTGAAGGAATTAGTGGTTAATCAAATTCTTAATCggctaaaaaaatttaaacaaaaatgatctttacCCCATAATAAGGACATGACCAATATCTTCTTCCGGGGTTATTTGAAGTCCAAGATGTTTTCAAACGCACCACAAGTCCATGATTACAATAAACTTTTTTCTTCGTAGTATAATCATCTTCTTCCATACAAAGATTTGTCAAATTAATTGATCGCATTGTGTGCTACAATTTTGTGCAAGAATTAACGAATATCTggaaaaaacagaaaataagaaaaagggaggaaagaaaaatcaaaataatagatGAAGAAGAGTAGGTTTGAATCTTACATTTTGAAGAACACTTCCTTCAAAGATTCAACTTTTAGGTTTGAATCTTACATTTTGAAGAACAATTCCtttaaacattcaacttttaGGTTTGAAGAGCtaagatttgagaaaaataatgaattaagtCGCCATTTTTTGGATGATTGGGTTGGTTAGGGAGAAGAGGTATTTAGGGTTCTTCAAAAGTGAAGATTGTTCTTCAAATGGGTAATGGGTCGGATATTACCGTTGGAGgggtaaatttaatttttaaaaaatgttaaaagatgACTAACGCGCCGTTCTAAGCTGTAACAACACGCGCACAAGGTTGGTGTTCGGAGGGTTGAAAATAATTCACATAAAAGATGTTAAGGGGGGTATATAAACACCCAtgtagtttaagtactaaagtaagttttcgtgccaagttcagggttttttttatgtattttcccttttttttattgttatctaaattaaaatttttgatgaAGTATTATGATCTTAtgtataaaagaaaatcaatgatGGATctatttgcaacaaattttaaagtgacagaaaataaattgcaatcacaataaaataagaagaaacataactttattgataaatatgcgGGTAAAATTCTGTTCCTCCCTTGAAtct
The Solanum stenotomum isolate F172 chromosome 12, ASM1918654v1, whole genome shotgun sequence DNA segment above includes these coding regions:
- the LOC125847294 gene encoding uncharacterized protein LOC125847294: MGDHVEEFKRILDYRDELLKTNPGSTCVVRLSEETFEGDRKMFQSFYICFDALKKAFKAGARRCIGFDGCFLKGVSRGQLLVAVCKDGNNQMLPLAWAVVEVENTFTWKWFIKLVRHDLELGDGTELTTITDMQKGLDKAIQDLLPNAEQRMCARHVLANWSKNWKGIERRNCFWRCAKSTYEQELKRNLDHMEKLGTGICDDLLWYNIERWSKLYFKFFSCCDSVDNNMAESFNSWILGPKHKTIITMLEEIRIKVMRRIGQLREFCDTWITNISPMALKVLTENTTKSMKCNLEWNGEYGFEVKDSWDNTFAMNLGNQTCTCRSWMLRGIPCCHVIAALHFRK